A region from the Caldicellulosiruptor naganoensis genome encodes:
- a CDS encoding DUF4097 family beta strand repeat-containing protein, protein MNLRIFFVFVFVLILSLLSGCKHEESAVKEYSKEGRWEILNFKDKAFMLDSDNANIIIRGKKGTEHATIRYIKRIIWNIDDKITSAKAFSKSEIEKTFDDMQIKIERTVDRLYIKARAYSGEAILANTLSNPKKEFKFEIFLPENSKVFVQNSNGNISISNIQGGSIYIVNGKGNVTVTDAKASIEIKNGEGDIRLDYINGDFSINNGNGNINLKVKKAGVFKVIGTKGNITAKVDALLGFGLSSLVNLGEGDISFFVGKDVKARIKVNAKGRVKSDFSMIKTTSGHYIDLDSGKNSIEIINSKGTVRIIKDY, encoded by the coding sequence ATGAATCTGAGAATTTTCTTTGTCTTTGTCTTTGTCTTGATTTTGTCTCTTCTGAGTGGCTGCAAGCATGAGGAGTCTGCTGTCAAGGAATATTCAAAAGAAGGAAGGTGGGAGATTTTAAATTTCAAGGACAAGGCATTCATGCTTGACAGTGACAACGCAAACATTATTATAAGAGGAAAAAAAGGTACAGAGCATGCCACAATTAGATACATCAAAAGGATAATATGGAATATTGATGACAAAATCACTTCAGCAAAAGCATTCTCGAAATCAGAGATTGAAAAGACCTTTGATGACATGCAAATAAAGATTGAGCGTACTGTTGATAGACTCTATATTAAAGCAAGAGCTTACAGTGGAGAGGCCATTTTAGCAAATACACTTTCAAATCCTAAAAAAGAGTTCAAATTTGAGATTTTTCTTCCTGAAAATAGCAAAGTGTTTGTCCAAAATAGCAATGGCAATATTAGCATCTCTAATATTCAAGGCGGTTCAATATACATAGTAAACGGCAAGGGAAATGTTACAGTGACAGATGCAAAGGCTTCAATAGAAATAAAAAACGGGGAAGGAGATATAAGGCTTGACTATATAAATGGAGATTTTTCTATAAACAACGGAAATGGAAATATCAATCTCAAGGTTAAAAAGGCAGGCGTATTTAAGGTTATAGGTACAAAGGGGAACATAACTGCTAAAGTGGATGCACTCTTAGGGTTTGGACTTTCGTCACTTGTCAATTTGGGCGAGGGAGATATTTCCTTCTTTGTTGGCAAAGATGTGAAAGCGCGTATAAAAGTCAATGCAAAGGGCAGAGTCAAATCAGATTTTAGCATGATTAAAACCACGAGTGGCCATTATATAGACCTTGACTCTGGCAAAAATTCAATTGAGATTATAAATTCCAAAGGCACGGTCAGAATTATAAAGGATTACTAA
- a CDS encoding SpoIID/LytB domain-containing protein — protein MPAEFPIEALKAQTVACRTYAMRKVVKKFDHPGYEKQKVYLCDDFTHCQAYIDKSQMKRKWGKTLQNTTRNFTLL, from the coding sequence ATGCCAGCAGAGTTTCCCATTGAGGCGCTAAAAGCCCAAACTGTTGCCTGCAGAACCTATGCTATGCGTAAGGTTGTAAAAAAATTTGATCATCCGGGATATGAAAAACAGAAGGTTTATCTCTGTGATGATTTTACACACTGCCAGGCATATATTGATAAAAGTCAGATGAAAAGGAAATGGGGGAAAACTTTACAAAATACTACCAGAAACTTTACTTTGTTGTGA
- a CDS encoding NAD+ synthase: MKVVMSQINSIVGDINGNKKKIIDIINSHKDADLIVFSELCLCGYPPKDLLFQKDFRQAIEKALLEIANVVEKSYVIIGAPTKSNHPQKLHNSAVILHNGKIEKAIHKTLLPSYDVFDENRYFIPSSCREVVEINKVAFGITICEDIWNINNDENAMYDINVLEELYEKGAKVFINLSASPYHYKKFKSQRLQVLKEAARKYKLPIVYVNQVGGNDDLIFDGNSVVLNSKGDVVIKAKEFEEDVIEFELEDIEKLSQVDIEEDISWIKKALVLGIRDYFEKTGAAKKAVVGLSGGIDSSVVCCLAVEALGKENVLGVSMPSRYSSEHSIKDAMKLAENLGIEFRIYPIEDVFKAYLRMFNGSETPLQDLAEENIQARIRGNILMFISNRENRLVLTTGNKSELAVGYCTLYGDMAGGLAVISDLPKMLVYELARYINREREIIPHNVLVKPPSAELRPNQKDTDTLPLYEILDPILVAYIEELKSVDEIVQMGYPKDLVLKIIKMVERAEYKRKQAAPGLKVTSKAFGTGRRMPIAQRWV, translated from the coding sequence ATGAAAGTGGTAATGAGCCAGATAAATTCTATTGTTGGAGATATAAATGGCAATAAGAAAAAAATTATTGATATAATAAATTCTCACAAGGATGCAGATTTGATTGTATTTTCGGAGCTGTGTTTGTGCGGATATCCGCCAAAAGACCTTTTGTTTCAAAAAGATTTTCGGCAAGCTATAGAAAAAGCCCTTTTAGAGATTGCAAATGTGGTAGAAAAAAGTTATGTAATAATTGGTGCACCGACAAAAAGCAACCATCCACAAAAACTTCACAACAGTGCAGTAATTCTTCACAATGGGAAAATTGAAAAAGCCATTCACAAAACACTTTTGCCTTCATACGATGTATTTGATGAAAACAGGTATTTTATACCATCAAGCTGCAGAGAAGTTGTTGAAATAAACAAGGTTGCGTTTGGTATAACCATTTGTGAGGACATCTGGAATATCAACAATGACGAAAATGCAATGTACGATATAAACGTGCTGGAGGAGTTATATGAAAAAGGCGCAAAGGTGTTTATAAACCTCTCAGCATCTCCTTACCACTATAAAAAATTTAAGTCTCAGCGATTGCAAGTTTTAAAAGAAGCAGCAAGAAAATACAAGCTCCCAATAGTCTATGTCAATCAGGTTGGTGGCAATGACGATTTGATCTTTGATGGAAATAGCGTGGTTTTAAATTCAAAAGGCGATGTTGTAATAAAGGCAAAGGAATTCGAAGAGGATGTAATAGAGTTTGAACTTGAGGACATTGAAAAACTTTCCCAAGTTGATATTGAAGAAGACATTTCATGGATAAAAAAGGCGCTTGTGCTTGGTATAAGAGATTACTTTGAAAAGACAGGAGCAGCCAAAAAAGCAGTAGTGGGTCTTTCTGGTGGAATTGACTCATCAGTTGTGTGCTGCTTGGCTGTTGAGGCATTGGGAAAAGAAAATGTCTTAGGCGTTTCTATGCCATCGCGATATTCTTCAGAGCACAGTATAAAAGATGCAATGAAGCTTGCAGAGAATCTTGGAATTGAGTTTAGAATATACCCAATTGAAGACGTCTTTAAAGCATACTTGAGGATGTTCAATGGCAGTGAAACGCCCTTGCAAGACCTTGCAGAAGAAAATATACAAGCGCGAATTCGTGGAAATATTCTCATGTTTATATCAAACAGGGAAAACAGGCTTGTTCTGACAACAGGTAATAAGTCTGAGCTTGCAGTGGGGTACTGCACACTGTATGGCGATATGGCAGGGGGTTTAGCCGTAATCTCAGATCTTCCTAAGATGCTTGTGTATGAGCTTGCAAGGTATATAAATAGGGAAAGAGAAATAATACCACACAACGTTTTAGTAAAACCGCCATCTGCAGAGCTTCGTCCAAACCAGAAAGACACAGACACTCTACCACTTTATGAAATCTTAGACCCTATCTTGGTTGCATATATTGAGGAATTAAAGAGCGTGGATGAGATAGTCCAGATGGGCTATCCTAAAGATCTTGTTTTAAAGATTATCAAGATGGTAGAAAGAGCAGAGTATAAGCGAAAACAGGCAGCACCGGGCTTGAAAGTAACATCAAAAGCATTTGGTACAGGTCGGCGTATGCCAATTGCCCAGAGGTGGGTGTGA